In one Pseudomonas tensinigenes genomic region, the following are encoded:
- a CDS encoding ABC transporter ATP-binding protein yields the protein MTQALIELSDLGFNWPGHPPLLDIPAFRLEAGETLFLKGPSGSGKTTLLGLLGGVQKPGRGSIRLLGQELTELSAGARDTFRVDHTGYIFQQFNLLPFLSVRENVELPCHFSKLRAQRAKQRHGSVDQAAATLLAHLGLKDESILSRRADSLSIGQQQRVAAARALIGQPELVIADEPTSALDYDARENFIRLLFAECREAGSSLLFVSHDQSLAPLFDRHLSLAELNRAATSAEV from the coding sequence ATGACCCAAGCACTCATCGAACTGTCCGACCTGGGCTTCAATTGGCCCGGTCACCCGCCATTGCTGGACATCCCGGCGTTTCGTCTGGAAGCCGGCGAAACCCTGTTCCTCAAGGGCCCCAGCGGCAGCGGCAAGACCACCCTGCTCGGTTTGCTCGGTGGCGTGCAGAAGCCCGGTCGCGGCAGCATTCGCCTGCTCGGCCAGGAACTCACCGAACTCTCTGCCGGCGCTCGCGATACGTTTCGCGTCGATCACACCGGCTACATCTTCCAGCAGTTCAACCTGCTGCCGTTTCTCTCGGTCCGCGAGAACGTTGAGCTGCCGTGCCACTTCTCGAAACTGCGTGCTCAGCGAGCGAAACAGCGCCACGGCAGCGTCGATCAAGCCGCCGCCACCCTGCTCGCCCACTTGGGCTTGAAAGACGAAAGCATCCTCAGCCGTCGCGCCGATTCGCTGTCGATCGGCCAACAACAGCGTGTCGCTGCAGCCCGTGCATTAATCGGTCAGCCTGAGCTGGTGATCGCCGACGAACCGACTTCGGCGCTGGATTACGACGCTCGGGAAAACTTCATTCGCCTGCTGTTCGCCGAATGCCGCGAGGCCGGTTCCAGCTTGCTGTTCGTCAGCCACGATCAGAGCCTGGCGCCGCTGTTCGACCGTCACCTGTCCCTGGCCGAACTCAATCGCGCCGCCACGTCTGCCGAGGTCTGA
- a CDS encoding ABC transporter permease: MYLFRLAMASLANRRFTALLTAFAIALSVCLLLAVERVRTEAKASFASTISGTDLIVGARSGSVNLLLYSVFRIGNATNNIRWDSFEHFANNPKVKWAIPMSLGDSHRGYRVMGTTEAYFEHYQYGRQQHLALADGRAFATDPFEVVLGAEVADALHYKLGDKLVLAHGVAAISLVKHDDKPFTVVGILKRTGTPVDRTLHISLGGMEAIHIDWHNGVPARGNGRITADQARNMDLTPQAITAFMLGLNSKISTFALQREINEFRGEPMLAILPGVALQELWSLMSTAEKALFVVSLFVVLTGLIGMLTAILTSLNERRREMAILRSVGARPWHIASLLVLEAFALALTGVIAGLALLYIGIAAAQGYVQANYGLYLPLAWPSEYEWTLLGGILAAALLMGSVPAWRAYRQSLADGLSIRL; the protein is encoded by the coding sequence ATGTATCTGTTTCGTCTGGCCATGGCCAGCCTGGCCAACCGCCGCTTTACCGCCCTGCTCACTGCCTTCGCCATTGCCCTGTCGGTGTGCCTGCTGCTCGCCGTCGAGCGCGTACGCACCGAAGCCAAAGCCAGTTTCGCCAGCACCATCAGCGGCACTGACCTGATCGTCGGCGCGCGCTCCGGCTCGGTGAATCTGCTGCTGTACTCGGTGTTCCGCATCGGCAACGCCACCAACAACATTCGCTGGGACAGTTTCGAACACTTCGCCAACAACCCGAAAGTGAAATGGGCGATCCCGATGTCCCTCGGCGACTCCCATCGTGGCTACCGGGTGATGGGCACCACTGAAGCGTATTTCGAGCATTACCAGTACGGTCGCCAGCAACACCTGGCACTGGCCGATGGTCGCGCGTTTGCAACCGATCCTTTTGAAGTGGTGCTGGGTGCCGAGGTCGCGGATGCGCTGCATTACAAGCTCGGTGACAAACTGGTGCTGGCCCACGGCGTGGCCGCGATCAGTCTGGTCAAGCACGACGACAAACCGTTCACCGTGGTCGGCATTCTCAAGCGCACCGGCACGCCGGTCGATCGCACGTTGCACATCAGCCTCGGCGGCATGGAAGCCATTCATATCGACTGGCACAACGGCGTGCCCGCGCGAGGTAACGGCCGGATCACGGCGGATCAGGCGCGCAACATGGATCTGACGCCGCAAGCAATCACCGCATTCATGCTCGGCCTCAACAGCAAGATTTCCACGTTTGCGCTGCAACGCGAGATCAACGAATTCCGTGGCGAACCGATGCTGGCGATCCTGCCGGGCGTAGCGTTGCAAGAATTGTGGAGCCTGATGAGCACCGCTGAAAAAGCGTTGTTCGTGGTCTCGCTGTTTGTGGTGCTGACCGGGTTGATCGGCATGCTCACGGCGATTCTCACCAGCCTTAACGAGCGGCGCCGCGAGATGGCGATTCTACGTTCGGTCGGTGCGCGACCGTGGCACATCGCGAGTCTGCTGGTGCTCGAAGCTTTCGCACTGGCGCTGACCGGTGTGATTGCCGGGCTGGCGCTGTTGTACATCGGCATCGCCGCTGCGCAAGGTTATGTGCAGGCCAATTACGGTTTGTATCTGCCGCTGGCGTGGCCGAGCGAGTATGAATGGACGCTGCTCGGTGGCATTCTGGCCGCCGCGCTGCTGATGGGCAGCGTGCCGGCCTGGCGCGCTTATCGCCAATCCCTGGCCGATGGCCTGTCGATCCGTTTATGA
- a CDS encoding DUF3299 domain-containing protein has protein sequence MPRALLALLLLVALPVWAAAPKDLTWSEMIPPDAAPEVPNMTPLHDLSKMGDALSAESAPAAKQDMPNAPVVKALDGQNIRLPGYIVPLEVNEEGRTTDFLLVPYFGACIHVPPPPSNQIVHVKSELGVKLDELYQPYWVEGPLQVKASSSELADAGYQMDADKIYVYELPE, from the coding sequence ATGCCCCGCGCCTTACTTGCGCTGCTATTGCTGGTCGCCCTGCCCGTGTGGGCAGCGGCGCCGAAAGACCTGACGTGGTCGGAAATGATTCCGCCGGACGCCGCGCCGGAGGTGCCGAACATGACCCCGCTGCATGACCTGTCGAAGATGGGCGATGCGCTGTCTGCCGAATCCGCACCAGCGGCGAAACAGGACATGCCGAATGCGCCGGTGGTGAAGGCTCTCGACGGTCAGAATATTCGCTTGCCGGGCTACATCGTGCCGCTGGAAGTCAATGAAGAGGGGCGCACCACAGACTTTTTGCTGGTGCCGTACTTCGGCGCGTGCATCCATGTTCCTCCACCGCCGTCGAACCAGATCGTGCATGTGAAAAGCGAGTTGGGCGTGAAGCTGGATGAGCTGTATCAGCCGTACTGGGTCGAAGGACCGTTGCAGGTCAAGGCGTCGAGCAGCGAACTGGCGGATGCCGGGTATCAGATGGATGCGGACAAGATTTATGTTTATGAGCTGCCGGAGTGA
- a CDS encoding OmpW/AlkL family protein — protein MNKSLLSASLFALALAAPLAHAHEAGDILIRAGAITVNPKADSSSVKVDQGPLSGANLGGKATMSSDTQLGLNFAYMLTDHVGLELLAATPFEHDVKLKGTALPAANGKLGTLKHLPPTLSVVYYPLDSKSPFQPYVGGGINYTWIYDEHVGSEASANGFSNFKAKNSWGLAWQVGADYMLTDNIMLNAQVRYIDIDTRATVENNAVAPGTRARVNVDVDPFIYMVGLGYKF, from the coding sequence ATGAACAAGTCCTTGCTCAGCGCTTCGCTGTTTGCCCTCGCGCTCGCAGCCCCGCTCGCCCACGCCCACGAAGCCGGTGACATCCTCATCCGCGCCGGTGCAATCACCGTCAACCCGAAGGCCGACAGCTCCAGCGTCAAGGTCGATCAGGGTCCGTTGAGCGGCGCTAATCTGGGCGGCAAGGCGACCATGAGCAGCGACACCCAACTGGGTCTCAACTTCGCCTACATGCTGACCGATCACGTCGGCCTCGAACTGCTCGCGGCCACGCCGTTTGAGCATGACGTCAAACTCAAGGGCACTGCCCTGCCAGCGGCCAACGGCAAGCTCGGCACCCTGAAACACCTGCCGCCAACCCTCAGCGTTGTGTACTACCCGCTGGACTCGAAGTCGCCGTTCCAGCCCTACGTCGGCGGTGGCATCAACTACACCTGGATCTACGACGAGCACGTTGGCAGTGAAGCCAGCGCCAACGGTTTCAGCAATTTCAAGGCAAAAAACTCCTGGGGTCTGGCCTGGCAGGTCGGCGCAGACTACATGCTGACCGACAACATCATGCTCAACGCCCAAGTGCGCTACATCGACATCGATACCCGCGCCACCGTCGAGAACAACGCGGTTGCGCCGGGCACACGTGCACGGGTGAATGTCGATGTGGATCCGTTCATCTACATGGTCGGTTTGGGCTATAAGTTCTAA
- a CDS encoding NAD-dependent epimerase/dehydratase family protein produces MAEGTVLITGGAGFIGSHLTDALLAKGHSVRILDDLSTGKRSNLPLDNPKLELIVGDVADAALVAKAMHGCSAVAHLAAVASVQASVDDPVKTHQSNFIGTLNVCEAMRLAGVKRVLYASSAAVYGNNGEGESIDEDTPKAPLTPYASDKLAGEHYFDFYRRQHGLEPVVFRFFNIFGPRQDPSSPYSGVISIFSERAQKGLPITVFGDGEQTRDFLYVEDLVDLLVQGIEKPEVEVGPVNVGWNQAMSLKQMLEALQAVVGELPPISYGPARSGDIRHSRANNARLLERFKLPQQTPMSVGLARLLGRS; encoded by the coding sequence ATGGCTGAAGGGACTGTTTTAATCACCGGCGGCGCTGGCTTCATTGGCTCGCACCTGACCGATGCGTTGCTCGCCAAGGGACATTCGGTGCGCATCCTCGACGACTTGTCGACCGGCAAGCGCAGCAACCTGCCGCTGGATAATCCAAAGCTTGAGCTGATTGTCGGTGATGTTGCCGATGCGGCGCTGGTGGCCAAGGCCATGCACGGCTGCAGCGCGGTCGCTCACCTGGCGGCCGTGGCTTCGGTGCAGGCCTCGGTGGATGATCCGGTGAAAACTCACCAGAGCAATTTCATCGGCACGCTGAACGTCTGCGAAGCCATGCGTCTGGCCGGGGTCAAACGGGTGTTGTATGCCTCCAGTGCGGCGGTGTACGGCAACAACGGCGAGGGCGAGTCGATTGATGAAGACACGCCCAAAGCGCCGCTGACGCCGTACGCCTCGGACAAACTGGCGGGCGAGCACTATTTCGATTTCTATCGCCGCCAGCATGGCCTGGAACCGGTGGTTTTCCGCTTCTTCAATATCTTCGGCCCGCGTCAGGATCCGTCCTCGCCGTACTCCGGGGTGATCAGCATCTTCAGCGAGCGCGCGCAGAAAGGTCTGCCGATTACCGTGTTCGGCGATGGTGAGCAGACGCGTGATTTCCTCTATGTCGAAGATCTGGTCGATCTGCTGGTTCAGGGGATCGAAAAGCCTGAGGTCGAAGTCGGCCCGGTGAACGTCGGCTGGAATCAGGCAATGAGCCTCAAGCAGATGCTTGAAGCACTGCAAGCGGTGGTCGGTGAGCTGCCGCCGATCAGCTATGGCCCGGCGCGTTCCGGCGATATCCGTCACTCGCGGGCGAACAACGCTCGCTTGCTGGAGCGCTTCAAACTGCCACAGCAGACGCCGATGAGCGTGGGGCTGGCGCGGTTGTTGGGGCGCTCCTGA
- a CDS encoding sugar nucleotide-binding protein: MRMRLMLLGGGNALGQALIRLGAEEDIGFLAPRPPENGWDAASLTQLLDDTRPDALINLAYYFDWFQAETVSESRMAGQERAIERLAELCQHHNIVLVQPSSYRVFDGSRATAYSEKDEPVPLGLRGQALWRIEQSVRATCPQHVLLRFGWLLDDSPDGTLGRFLARAEQPDELLLADDRRGNPTPVDDAARVIISVLKQLDCAAPLWGTYHYAGHEATTPLALGQAILTEARSLHALAIEAPTAQAHAARPDAAEEPQHAVLACKKILHTFGIKPRAWRAALPGLLDRFYRHG; this comes from the coding sequence ATGCGAATGCGCCTTATGTTACTGGGCGGCGGAAATGCCCTTGGGCAGGCGCTGATTCGCCTCGGTGCAGAGGAAGACATCGGTTTCCTCGCCCCCCGCCCGCCCGAAAACGGCTGGGATGCCGCGAGCCTGACCCAATTGCTCGACGACACCCGTCCCGATGCATTGATCAACCTCGCCTACTATTTCGACTGGTTCCAGGCCGAAACCGTCAGCGAAAGCCGTATGGCCGGGCAGGAACGTGCGATCGAGCGTCTGGCCGAATTGTGCCAGCACCACAACATCGTCCTCGTCCAGCCCTCCAGTTATCGGGTGTTCGATGGTTCGCGTGCCACGGCGTACAGCGAAAAAGACGAACCGGTGCCACTGGGGCTGCGTGGTCAGGCGTTGTGGCGGATCGAACAAAGCGTTCGCGCCACTTGCCCGCAACATGTCCTGCTACGTTTCGGCTGGCTGCTCGATGACAGCCCGGATGGCACCCTCGGGCGTTTCCTCGCACGTGCCGAGCAACCGGACGAATTGCTGTTGGCGGATGACCGCCGTGGCAACCCGACGCCGGTCGACGATGCCGCGCGAGTGATCATTTCGGTGCTCAAGCAACTCGACTGCGCAGCGCCACTGTGGGGCACTTATCACTACGCCGGCCACGAAGCAACCACGCCGCTGGCGCTGGGTCAGGCGATTCTGACCGAAGCGCGCAGCCTGCACGCCCTGGCCATCGAAGCGCCGACCGCCCAGGCTCACGCCGCGCGGCCGGACGCTGCCGAAGAGCCGCAACACGCGGTGCTGGCCTGCAAGAAAATTCTGCACACTTTCGGGATCAAACCGCGCGCCTGGCGTGCCGCACTCCCGGGCTTACTGGATAGGTTCTACCGTCATGGCTGA
- a CDS encoding DEAD/DEAH box helicase has protein sequence MNLPIPTDAALAGFHPAVSAWFSKTFPTVTAAQARAWPLIRQRRSTLIAAPTGSGKTLTAFLAVLDDLVHRGLENPDGLPDETLVVYVSPLKALSNDIRINLQNPLAGITEQLRQMNLPEVHVTTAVRTGDTPQKERAAMRKSAPHILVTTPESLYVLLGSESGRKMLGTTRTVIIDEIHAMAAGKRGSHLALSLERLQALCSEPLTRIGLSATQKPVEAVAQFLVGHDRPCEIIDIGHARPRDLGIEVPPVPLSAVMANDVWERVYDRLAELAREHRTTLIFVNTRRLAERLSRHLSERLGKHAVAAHHGSLAKEFRLDAEQRLKRGELQVLIATASLELGIDIGEVDLVCQIASPRSIAGFLQRVGRSGHQVGGTPKGRLFATTRDDLIECAALLDSVRRGELDTLHIPEAPLDVLAQQIIAEVSCQEWSEDALLAMFRQASPYCDLDEKHYQALLSMLAEGYNGRQGIRSAYLHRDAVSRTLRGRRGAKLAAVTSGGTIPDNADYSVMLEPQGLNIGSVNEDFAVESIAGDVFQLGNTSYRILRVETGKVRVEDAHGQPPTIPFWLGEAPGRSDELSFAVARLQAQLDELLGASPGNLQPALDWLTHTLGLNRASAEQLVEYLARTRQTLGALPSQDTLLMERFFDESGGTQLIIHSPFGSRINRAWGLALRKRFCRTFNFELQAAASEDAIVLSLSTSHSFELDEIWRYLHSNSAEHILIQAVLDAPLFGVRWRWNAGVALALPRFTGGRKVAPQLQRMKSEDLIASVFPDQIACLENLAGEREIPEHPLIEQTLDDCLHEAMDSEGWLNLLRRMERGEVRLISRDLPAPSPLAAEILSARPYTFLDDAPLEERRTQAVINRRWSDPQSTDDLGALDADAINAVREEAWPTPNAVDEMHEALMSLACVSEGEVQANEGWRAWLETLARSGRACRLQIDSEHGLWLARERLTCLQALYPQAKLQDELEALPGFDEAWTFDEALVEVLRARLGAFGPLPLPAIAEPLALPAAQVHQTLAQLEREGYVLRGQFTPKLNVEEWCERHLLARIHRYTVKRLRREIEPVALQDFMRFLFDWQHLSPSTRGQGSTVLPAIVGQFEGYAAAASAWDSDLLPARLKDYSPSWLDELCRNGKLVWTRLSARQKVSGTALRSTPIVLLPRSQVGLWSALAEQTPVSELSPKTQKVFEALSQHGALFFDELIHEAHLLRTELEIALQELVGAGLVNADSFAGLRALITPASKRQQRSSRRGRGAFIGGMDDAGRWALLRRGAAVDNSETLEHVAMTLLRRYGVVFWRLLEREADWLPSWRELLRTFHRLEARGEIRGGRFVSGLAGEQFALPEAIPLLREVRRRPHDGSLVAVCGVDPLNLAGTLLPGVKVPALVSNRLVYRDGLPAAADIAGKQQFWLELDQIDMEHVRGKLIRH, from the coding sequence ATGAATCTGCCCATCCCCACGGACGCGGCCCTGGCAGGCTTTCACCCCGCCGTCAGCGCCTGGTTCAGCAAGACTTTCCCGACGGTCACCGCCGCCCAGGCCCGTGCATGGCCGTTGATCCGCCAGCGTCGTTCTACCCTGATCGCCGCGCCCACCGGCTCGGGCAAAACCCTCACCGCATTTCTCGCCGTGCTCGACGACCTCGTCCACCGTGGCCTGGAAAACCCCGACGGCCTGCCCGACGAAACGCTTGTAGTTTACGTCTCGCCGCTCAAGGCGCTGTCCAACGACATCCGCATCAATCTGCAAAATCCACTGGCCGGAATCACCGAACAGCTGCGGCAAATGAACCTTCCGGAAGTACACGTCACCACCGCCGTGCGCACCGGTGACACCCCACAGAAAGAGCGCGCGGCCATGCGCAAATCGGCGCCGCACATTCTGGTGACCACGCCGGAATCCCTCTATGTGCTGCTCGGATCCGAATCCGGGCGGAAAATGCTCGGCACCACGCGCACGGTGATCATCGATGAAATCCACGCGATGGCCGCCGGCAAACGCGGCAGTCATCTGGCCCTGAGCCTTGAGCGACTACAAGCGTTATGCAGCGAACCACTGACCCGCATCGGCCTGTCCGCCACGCAGAAACCGGTGGAAGCGGTGGCGCAATTTCTCGTCGGCCACGACCGTCCCTGCGAAATCATCGACATCGGCCACGCGCGGCCACGGGACCTGGGCATCGAAGTACCGCCCGTGCCGTTGTCGGCAGTCATGGCCAACGATGTCTGGGAACGGGTCTACGACCGCCTCGCCGAACTTGCCCGCGAGCACCGCACCACGCTGATTTTCGTCAACACGCGGCGCCTCGCCGAGCGCCTGAGCCGACACCTCAGCGAACGCCTCGGCAAGCACGCAGTGGCGGCGCACCACGGCAGTCTGGCCAAGGAGTTTCGCCTCGACGCCGAACAACGCCTCAAACGTGGTGAACTGCAAGTGCTGATCGCTACCGCGTCGCTGGAATTGGGCATCGATATTGGTGAAGTCGATCTGGTCTGCCAGATCGCCTCACCCCGCTCCATCGCCGGGTTTCTGCAAAGGGTCGGCCGCTCCGGTCACCAGGTCGGCGGTACGCCCAAGGGTCGGTTGTTCGCCACCACCCGCGATGACCTGATCGAATGCGCCGCCCTGCTCGACAGCGTGCGCCGTGGCGAACTCGATACCCTGCACATCCCCGAAGCACCGCTGGATGTACTCGCCCAGCAAATCATCGCCGAGGTCAGTTGTCAGGAATGGTCAGAAGACGCCTTGCTCGCGATGTTCCGTCAAGCCTCGCCCTACTGCGATCTCGACGAAAAACACTATCAGGCCCTGCTGAGCATGCTCGCCGAGGGCTACAACGGTCGCCAGGGCATCCGCAGCGCCTACCTGCACCGCGACGCCGTCAGCCGCACCCTGCGTGGCCGCCGTGGCGCGAAACTCGCTGCCGTGACCAGCGGCGGCACCATCCCCGACAACGCCGATTACAGTGTCATGCTGGAGCCGCAAGGCCTGAACATCGGCAGCGTCAACGAAGACTTCGCGGTGGAAAGCATCGCTGGCGATGTGTTCCAGCTCGGCAATACGTCGTATCGGATCCTGCGTGTGGAAACTGGCAAGGTGCGCGTCGAGGATGCCCACGGCCAGCCGCCGACCATTCCCTTCTGGCTTGGTGAAGCGCCGGGACGCAGTGATGAGTTGTCGTTCGCCGTGGCACGTCTGCAAGCGCAGCTCGACGAACTGCTCGGCGCCAGCCCCGGCAATCTGCAACCAGCGCTCGACTGGCTGACGCATACCCTCGGCCTCAACCGCGCCAGCGCCGAACAACTGGTCGAATACCTCGCCCGCACCCGTCAGACCCTCGGCGCCCTGCCCTCGCAGGACACGCTGCTGATGGAGCGGTTTTTCGACGAATCCGGCGGCACGCAATTGATCATCCATTCGCCGTTCGGCAGCCGTATCAACCGCGCGTGGGGTCTGGCCCTGCGCAAGCGTTTCTGCCGCACCTTCAATTTCGAATTGCAGGCTGCTGCCAGCGAAGACGCGATCGTGCTGTCGCTGTCCACCAGCCACAGCTTTGAACTCGATGAGATCTGGCGTTACCTGCACAGCAACAGTGCCGAGCACATCCTCATTCAGGCTGTGCTTGATGCGCCGTTGTTCGGCGTGCGCTGGCGCTGGAATGCCGGGGTCGCGTTGGCGCTGCCGCGTTTTACCGGTGGGCGCAAAGTCGCCCCGCAGTTGCAGCGGATGAAAAGCGAAGACCTGATTGCCAGCGTGTTTCCCGACCAGATCGCCTGCCTGGAAAACCTCGCCGGCGAACGGGAAATTCCCGAGCATCCACTGATCGAGCAAACCCTCGACGATTGCCTGCATGAAGCGATGGACAGCGAAGGCTGGCTGAATCTGCTGCGGCGCATGGAGCGTGGCGAGGTGCGTTTGATCAGTCGCGATCTGCCGGCGCCCTCGCCGCTCGCCGCAGAAATTCTCAGTGCGCGGCCGTACACCTTTCTTGACGATGCACCGCTGGAAGAACGTCGCACCCAAGCGGTGATCAACCGCCGCTGGAGCGATCCGCAATCGACCGATGACCTCGGTGCGCTGGACGCGGACGCTATTAACGCCGTGCGCGAAGAAGCCTGGCCGACGCCGAACGCTGTGGATGAAATGCATGAAGCGCTGATGAGCCTTGCATGCGTCAGCGAGGGGGAAGTGCAAGCGAATGAGGGCTGGCGCGCATGGCTGGAAACCCTGGCCCGCAGCGGGCGCGCCTGCCGTTTGCAGATCGACTCCGAGCATGGCTTGTGGCTGGCCCGCGAACGCCTGACCTGTCTGCAAGCGCTTTATCCACAGGCCAAATTGCAAGACGAACTGGAGGCGTTACCGGGGTTCGATGAAGCCTGGACGTTCGACGAGGCCTTGGTCGAAGTGCTCCGCGCGCGACTCGGTGCGTTCGGCCCACTGCCATTGCCCGCCATCGCCGAACCGCTCGCATTGCCGGCCGCGCAAGTCCATCAGACCCTCGCACAACTGGAGCGCGAAGGTTATGTGCTGCGTGGTCAATTCACGCCGAAACTCAATGTCGAGGAATGGTGTGAACGCCACCTGCTCGCGCGCATTCATCGCTACACGGTCAAGCGCCTGCGCCGGGAAATCGAACCGGTGGCGTTGCAGGATTTCATGCGGTTTCTGTTCGACTGGCAGCATCTGTCGCCCTCGACGCGCGGCCAGGGCAGCACCGTATTGCCGGCGATTGTCGGCCAGTTCGAAGGCTACGCAGCGGCGGCTTCGGCGTGGGACAGCGACCTCCTCCCGGCGCGGCTCAAGGACTACTCACCGAGCTGGCTGGATGAGCTGTGCCGCAACGGCAAACTGGTGTGGACGCGCCTCAGTGCCCGGCAAAAAGTCAGTGGCACGGCATTGCGCAGCACGCCGATTGTGTTGCTACCGCGTAGTCAGGTCGGCCTATGGAGTGCGCTGGCCGAACAGACCCCAGTGAGCGAACTCTCGCCGAAAACCCAGAAGGTATTTGAAGCCTTGAGTCAGCACGGCGCGCTGTTTTTCGATGAGCTGATTCATGAAGCGCACCTGCTGCGCACCGAGCTGGAAATCGCCTTGCAGGAACTGGTCGGCGCCGGCTTGGTGAACGCCGACAGCTTCGCAGGCCTGCGCGCATTGATCACCCCGGCAAGCAAGCGCCAGCAGCGCAGCAGTCGCCGTGGGCGCGGCGCTTTTATCGGTGGAATGGATGACGCCGGGCGCTGGGCCTTGCTGCGGCGCGGGGCGGCTGTGGATAACAGCGAAACCCTGGAGCACGTCGCGATGACGTTGTTGCGGCGCTATGGCGTGGTGTTCTGGAGATTGCTGGAGCGCGAGGCGGACTGGTTGCCGAGTTGGCGCGAATTGCTGCGCACGTTTCATCGGCTGGAAGCGCGCGGCGAGATTCGTGGCGGGCGGTTTGTCAGTGGTTTGGCGGGGGAACAGTTTGCCTTGCCCGAGGCGATTCCGTTGTTGCGCGAAGTGCGACGGCGGCCGCATGACGGCAGTCTGGTGGCGGTGTGCGGGGTGGATCCGCTGAATCTGGCCGGGACGTTGTTGCCGGGGGTAAAAGTGCCGGCGTTGGTGAGTAATCGGTTGGTGTATCGCGATGGGTTGCCGGCGGCGGCGGATATTGCCGGCAAGCAGCAGTTTTGGCTGGAACTGGATCAGATTGATATGGAGCATGTGCGCGGCAAATTGATCCGGCATTGA